TTATCCGTAACGACAGTCTGCCCTGAACCGGGCGGGCTGCGCCTGCGCGTTATCCGGAGTTTTTATGAGTTTCACCCCGAAAAACCTCACGCAGGGCGGCCAGATGACGGCCTACCGCCTGCGCATGTTTGGGCAGGTCAGCAACTGGATATTTCACTGGATACTGCTGCTGTTCATCGCTGCCGTGGCGGTGCTGTTCTGGCTGACCACGCCCGACGACGTGCTGCGTAACGGCTTCTGGTACTGGGCGGCGTGGCCGTCTCATTCCCTGCTGAATCTCGCACCCGGCACCACCACGGCCACCTGGGACATCCTGTGGCACTGCGGCGACGGGGCGCAGCTGTGCACCACGAAGATGACGCCGGCACAGCTGCTGGCAGATCCCTGGATGCGGTCGATGGGCGACGCGTTTCTGGCCGGCCTGAAGTTTCTGGCAACGGTCTGCGGCATTACCGCCTTTGTCCTGTGGTGCCTGATTGCCTGGTACGTGGGGCGCATCGGGAAGAAGGAGAGCGAGGACGAGTTTATTTCCGGCATGACGCTGACGGACAACCTGCAGGAGGTGAACCGCCAGCTGAAGAAGGCGGGAGAAAAATCCGACCTGCAGATTGGTGGCCTGCATATGGTGAAGAACGCCGAGGTCATGAACTATCTCATTCACGGCACCATCGGCGTGGGCAAATCGACGCCCATCCGCTGGCTGCTGGACTACATCCGCCGGCGCGGTGACCGCGCGATCGTTTACGACTCAGGCGGCACCTTCATTGAGACGCACTATGACCCAAGCCGCGACAAGATCCTGAACGCGCACGACCGCCGCTGTGAGAACTGGGTGCTGTGGCGCGAGGCGCGTGACGTGGTCGATTACGAGAACATGACGGCGGCGCTGATGCCGGTGGAGGGCGACTCTGACCCGTTCTGGGTGTCCTCCTCGCGCACCATCTTCAGCGACACGGCCATGCAGTTTGCGTCCCGCCCGGACCGCAGTATCGAGACGTTCCTGAAGACCTGCCTCTCCATCGATCTGAAAAGTCTGCGTGAGTTTCTGAAGAACACCCCGTCGGCCAACCTGGTTGAGGAGAAAATTGAGAAGACGGCCATCTCCATTCGCTCGGTGCTCACCAACTACGCCAAGTCGCTGCGGTATCTGCAGGGGCTGGATAAGGAGGGCAAGCCGGAGTTCAGCATCCGCGAGTGGATGACAGACGCGCAGTACGACAGCAGCTGGCTGTTTATCGCCACCACGGCCCGCCACCGCAAGGCGGTCCGGCCGCTGATTTCCATGTGGCTGTCGCTGGCCACGCTGCTGCTGCAGAGCATGGGCGAGAACAGCGATCGCCGCGTGTGGTTCATCGGCGATGAGATAGCGAGTCTGCAGAAGATACCGGAGCTCAACGAAACGCTGGCCGAGGCGCGCAAGTTCGGCGGCTGCTTTGTGCTGGGTATCCAGAACATCCCGCAGCTGGTGCATATCTACGGCCGGGAGATGGCCAAGGCCATCTTTGACCTGCTGAACACCCGCGCCTACGGCCGTTCTCCGAGCGCCGAGGTGGCGAAAATGGTGGAGGAGGAACTGGGTCACCAGCGGCGGCGTGAGGCGCGCGAGCAGAACAGCTACGGCCTGGATCAGGTCCGTGACGGTATCGCGATCAGCAAGGACAGGGTCAACGAACCCATCGTGGACTACGACCTGATCATGAAAATGCCCAACCTGCGTTTTTACATACGCCTGCCGGGTGAGTACCCGGTGGTGAAACTGAGCCTGAAGTACCGCCCGCAGAAGAAGCATCACCCGGCGCTGATTGAGCGCGACTTCCGTGATCGCCTGAGTCCGGAGCTCGAAGCCATCATTTCCGGCAACGAGCGGGCCGCCGTCGCTGCGGATATCCGCTTCCCGACCGGGGAGGAAATTCTGGAAGCCGGCAACGTGCAGTCAGTACAGAAAGTCCCTGAACCGGTGGCAGTCCCCGCCAGCCCCGTGACGGTCAGGAAGGTGACGGATACCACGCCGGTGCCGGGCGGGACAGACATCGCGCGGGACACCCGGCCTGTCATTATGCCTTTTTTACCGGAGGCGTCACTGCCGCCTTCGGTACGGGAAACGTCAGCGGGCAGGGGAGATCTTCCGACAAACGTCAGACCGTTCCCGGCCCGTCAGGGCATTCCGGTCACTGCCCCAGATGTGACTGAGGCACTGCTCTCACAGGCGCGGTCCGCGGAAAGCCGCTCCGGGCATGACGCGACTGTCCCGTCACACACGCCGGCCCCTCTCCCGGAGGTGCGGCCGGCACCGAGTCCTGCAGCACCGGCACCTCCCGTTTCCCCGCAGTCACGCCCGGCACCGGCAGCCCTGAGCGCGCTGGACATGCTGGCCCGCCGGACAAAAAAGCCGGCGGCCGCAGAGAGTGACGCTGACGCGTCCTCCGGTGACGCGCAGGGGGAGGCCCCGGAACTGAACATGCAGGCGGAAAAGGATGAGGCCGGAAGGCTGACCGTGCGCAGCGCCGGGCACCGTAAGACCGACCCTGAGAGCCGGGAAGAAGCGTATGCCGCGCAGTACGGCAGGGCAAATCAGCAGATGGCGGATGAGGAGCTGAACATCCTGCGCCATCGCGAAGATGACGAAGCGTATCAGGCCATGAGCCAGCACCATGAACCCGGAGGGCATGAGCGATGATGACCATTGCACCGGTGGCGTCCGCGGCGGACGCGGCCGGGTACTACAGCAGCCAGGATAACTACTATTTCCTTGACGATCTGCAGAGCCAGTGGCTGGGCGAGGGGGCCCGCGAGCTGGGCCTGGAAGGACCGGTGGACCTGGATACCTTAACCGCCGTACTGCACGGAAAGCTGCCAAACGGTGTGGAGCTGGGTAAAGACGTTCAGGGCAGTCACGTTCACCGTCCCGGGCATGACCTGACGTTTTCGGCCCCGAAAAGCATCTCCATGCTCATTCTGGCCGGGGGGGATAAACGCCTGCTGGCCGCACATCATGAGGCGGTAAAGGAAACGCTGGCGCTGGTTGAGCAGATGGTCAGCGCCCGTGACACACGGGACGGGGTGACCCGCATCACGGCGACCGGAAAAATGGTGGCCGCCCTGTTCACGCACGACACCTCACGTAATCTTGACCCACAAATCCACACCCATGCGGTGCTGGCCAACGTGACAGAGCTGGACGGGAAGTGGAAGGCGCTGGCCACGGACACCATTCACGGTGCCGGGTTTATCGAAACCCTTTACCGCTATCAGGTGTCATTCGGAAAGCTGTACCGCACCGCGCTGAAAGGTAAAACCGAGGCGCTGGGGTATGAAACCGAACTCACCGGCGGAAAGCATGAGCTGTGGGAAGTGAAAGGTTTCACCGGTGACGTCCTGGAGGAATTTTCCTCCCGGCACCGTGAAATCAGCGCACGCGTGGGGGAGGAGGCCTCGCTGAAAAGCCGGGACGTGGCGGCACTTGACACCCGCCGCCCCAAACAGGATATCAGCCGGCTGGATGACGGCCAGCCGGTCCCACAGGGTGAGCAGCCCGTGACTTCACCGGCAGGAGATAACCGGTCCCCGGATACCGTGCCGCCCGGACGGGCTGTTCCGCCGCAGACGCTCAGCCGTTCCGATGCACCTGAGCAGGGCAAGCCAGACGCGGCTGACGGTCGCGAGGTTGCCCGCACTGCTGAGCCGGAGAACACGCTGTCAGAGGCGCCAGGCACCGAACCGGAAGCCCCTCAGCCGGGAGAACATCCGCCCGGCCGCGACAGCATGAATGAACAGGCCGGGCCTGACCAGGAATCGCCCATTGAGAAACCGGAGACGCCGGACGGTCGTGCCCGCCTGAAAGCGCGCTGGCAGCGTCAGATGGACAGCGTGGATTTTGACATTGAGGGGGTGATGCGTGAAGCGCGCGAGCGTGTGGCGACGCGCGAGGAGCCCGGAGCGGAGACGCCGCTGCCGGGTGACGTGCCGGAAGCGGTGCGCACCGCCATTTCGGTACTGAGCGACAGCCGGACGCGCTTTACTTACGGCGACCTGCTGCTGACGGCCCACCAGGCCGGTGAACAGCAGCACAGTATCCCGGACCTGCGTCGCGCGCTGGACCGGGCCATCAGTGACAACCTGCTGGCCCCGCTGGACGGGGATAAAGGCGTGTTCACCTCCCACATTCACCTGCTGGATGAACTGTCCGTGCAGTCGCTGGCGGCCGATATCATAAAGGAGAACCGGGTGGTGAGCTTCCGTGGCTCCCCCGGCATGACGCCGGAACACCTGAAACAGGCGGCGCGTGCGCCGGTGGCCATCCTGAACGCCCCGGCGTCGGTGCAGCGCCTGCGCGATACGGTGGAGGAACTGGTGACAATGTCACGGGAAAACGGCCGGGAAGTCAGCGTCCTGGCCTCCGGCGCCGAACGCGCACTCACCCTCAGCAAATCGGCACTGCTGAAAGATACCCTGCTGCAGCGCAGCCGCGTCACTGAGAAAACCTTCAGTCTGGCACCCCAGAGCACGCTGATTATTGAGGGGGCAGAGAAGCTGGGGCTGAAGGAGATGCTGGTCCTGACCGGCGAGGCGCGGGAGAAGAACGCCCAGCTGCTGTTTCTCGACAGCGCCGGCCGTCAGTCGAACACGAATGCCCTGTCGGTGCTGGCCTCTGCCGGCGTTGAACGCCTGAGCCTGACGGCACCCGCACCGGGGCTGGAGGCGCGCGTTTTCAGCATTCAGGACAAGCGTGACCGCTACCGTGCCCTGGCAGAACGCTTTACCGACCTGAGCGTCCCGGACAGTCCGGTCACGGCGGCCGTGACCGGCGCGCGTGAACAGCAGCAGCTGACGGGGTACATCCGCGATGCGCTGCAGAATGCCGGGAAGCTCGGCCGGGACACTGTGGAGGTGGAGGCCCGCACGCCGGTCTTTATCACGGCGAAAGAGCGGAAGCTGCCGGTATCATACCGGCCCGGTATGGTGCTGGAAGATCGCAGCGACCGGCAGGCCACCCGCCACTTTGTGATTGACCGGGTGCATGACGACACCCGCATGCTGTCGCTCATCGACGGCGACGGGGTGCTGAGCCGGGTAAAACTCAGCGCCCTCACCGCCGACTGGCGTCTGTTCACACGGGAACAGCTGAGTATCGCACAGGGGGAGCAGCTGTTCGCGCTCGCCGCAGACCGGTCTGCCGGGCTGAAGGCGCGCGACCGCCTGACCGTCACGGCGCTGGAGGACGGGGCGCTGACGGTGATGCGGGAGGGGCAGCAGAAGGCGCTGCGCATCGCCACGGACCGTCCCCTGTACGTCACCCACGGTTACGTCAGCGCACCGGGCGCACGGGATAACGAACGGGGCACGGTGCTGGCAAGCCTGAGCAGCCGGGAGCTGTCAGCCAACATGATGAACGCCCTGGCGCAGTCCGGTTCAGAGGCCGAAATCTTTACCGGCGAGGCGCTGAACCGGGCGGAGGAGAAGCTGATGCGGCTGCGCACCGGCCGTTCCCCGGTGGCGCTGGTCAGACAGGCCAGCGGCCGGGAGGACGTCAACGACGCGCTGGAGACGCTGAATGCGAACCTGCTGACGGATGCGGAGAAGGCCGTATCCCGCGCCGTGGCGCAGATGCGGCATGTGTCCTTTTCCGAGGTAAAACTTCTGGAGGAAGCGGAGGATTTTCTGGAGAACGTGCCGGCGCTCAGGACCGAAATTGCCCGTCAGGTGAAAGCCGGCGGGCTCATGCCGGTGATGGTTGGCGGTGAATCGCGCTTTGTCTCCCGCGCAACGTGGGAAATGGAAAAGGCGATAGTCGGGGAGATTGCGGCCGGCAAGAATGCGGTCGAGCCGTTGATGGCCACCCTTGCCCCGTCCCTTCTCACCGGCCTCACCGCCGGACAGCAGGCCGCCACCACGCTCATTCTGCAGAGTCCCGACCGCTTTACGGCAGTACAGGGGTATGCCGGTACCGGTAAAACCACGCAGTTTAAGGCCGTCAGGGCGGCCATTGAGACCCTGCCGGAGGGCGCGCGACCGCTGATTATCGGGCTGGCCCCCACACACCGTGCGGTTAAAGAGATGCGCGATACCGGCATTGAGGCGCAGACGCTGAAATCGTTCGTGCTGGACTGGCAGCAGCGCACCGCCGCCGGTGAAGAGGTCCGCTACGGCAATACCCTGTTTCTCATCGATGAGTCCTCGATGCTGGGTAACCAGGACACGGCCGCGGCGTACCGTGCGATTGCGGCCGGTGACGGGCGCGCCGTGCAGGTCGGGGATGTGGCGCAGCTGGAGTCCCCGGAGAGTGGCGCCCCGTTCCGGCTGATGCAGGAGCGCAGCCCGATTGATGTCGCCGTGATGAAAGAGATTGTGCGCCAGCGCGACGCAAACCTGAAATCTGCCGTCTACAGCGTGATTGAAAACAAGGCGGCCGCGGCCCTGGAGAAAATCAACCGGGTGTCACCGGGGACGGTGCCGCGGGAAGCCGGTGAGGTGGTCCCGTCGCGCTCGGTGACGGAGACGGGCTCACCGGTCAGAAACATCGTGGCGGATTACATCGGCCGCACGAAAGAAGCCCGGGAGCAGACGATGATCGTGGTGCAGCTTCATGAGGACCGTCGCGCCATCAATGAGGCTATCCACATCAGGATGGTACAGCGAAAAGAACTGGGCGGGAATGCCGTCACGGTGCCGGTACTGGACCGCATCACCGGCGGTCGCCACGACTTTAACCGCATCAGGGACTGGAAGGCCGGTCAGGTGGTGCTGGCGAATGAACGCTACCTGACCGTGACCGGGGTGGATGAGGGAACGGACCATGTGCTGCTGCGCGATGAAAGCGGGCGGATGCAGTATTACTCGCCGGCGGAGCTTAACGCCACCGAAATCGAGGTGTTTGAGCGGCGTGAAATCGAGCTGAGGGAGGGCGACAGCGTGCGCCTGAACAAGACGCAGAAGCAGGCCGGTCACGCCGCGCACGAGCAGTACCGTGTGGCGGCGCTGCGGGATAACGGTGAGATTGTGCTGCAGAACCGGGAGGGTGAAAAGGTCATCGACCCGAAGGCCGTCACGGCGGACCGGCATGTGGACTATGCCTGGGCGGTTACCGGCTACGGTGCCCAGGGGGCGAGTACGGACTACGTGATTGCGCTGGAAGGGACGGAGGGGGCCCGCGCGAACATGAGCGGGATGCGGGCCTTTTACATCAGCGCCTCACGTGCGAAGGCGCATGTGCAGATTTACACCGACGGTCTGAAAGACTGGATGGGCACCCTGCAGGGCAGGGAGAGCGGTCCGGCAACCGCGCACGATGCCCTGTCACCGGAGCCGGAGCGGGCACAGGCCCGGTCCATCTGGGCGATGGGGCAGCCGCTGTCGAAAACGGCGATCGGGCGCGCCTTCCTGCGCGGGCAGGGGCTGAAGGGGGCACCGCTCACCGCCCGGATTATCCCGCCGACGAAGAAATACCCGGACGCGCACCTGGCGCTGCCGGTGTATGACGGCAACGGCAAGACGGCGGGGCTGACGCTGGTTCCGCTGACGGCGGAGGCCGGTCAGCCACAGCCGGGTGAGGTGCGTCAGCTTATCACCGGTGGGGCACAGGCTGCCATTGTGCAGAAAAGCCGGAACGGAGAGACGGTCATCGTCAGTGACCTGCAGCAGGCGCTGGCAGCCGCACGGGATAAGCCGCAGGCGGGCGTGCTGCTGCTGACCGGGCGTCATCCGCCGTCGGCCCAGTTACTGAAAGTGGCCGGTGGCCAGCCCGGACGGGGCTGGCGTCCTGATGCCACACTGCTGCGTCTGGTACAGGCTGAGCTTCAGGAGGGGCTGCGCGACCTGCCGCCGGATGCACCAGTGCCCGATGAGCGTGCCGCACTGCGTGCAGCCCTGGACGCACTGGAAAAAGGCCAGGAAGTCGGTCAGAACGTTCCGTCCGCGCCAGGACGGGACAGTGCTCAGGAGAACAGCCGTGACTTGCGTGCCATTGGACAGCTGCTGACAGAGGGCGCGATAGCCAGCCTGACCACCGTCCCGGTGGTGACGGAACGGGACAGGGCACAGCTGTCTGCGTTGCTGGCCATGCGGGTGGTGGAGGCCATGAGGCAGCAACTGCCGTTCCTGCCCGGCGAACCCGTACCTGACTATGCCGCCCTGGTCAGACAGGCTTCAGCTGCACTGGCGGCCGAAGCCGGCGGCCCGGACAGTGTAGCTGTCCGCGCCGTGCTGGACACACTGTCCGGGGTCACGCTGCCGCAGGAGCCGGGAATTTCTGCCACTGCTGGCCAGAGTGACAGCATACCGGCAGGGGTACTGAAGCAAGTACAGGAGGCGCTTGCACGCGATCGGGTACAGCCGGGGGCACCCCAACAGCAGGCGCTGTCAGAAAGTACACTTGCCGGCGTGGCCCGTGAGCTTGAACGGCGGCCGGAGCTGCCGTCAGACACACGGGGCCGGGAGCCGGAACGTGAAGAGCTGACACGCGAGAGCGTCCGGCATATCCAGAAAGAACGCTGATTACTGCAGCCTGCCATCGAGGGGGCTGCTGCCCCTGAACTGAAGAAAGGCCCGGTCGTGTATGCTCTCCAGAAGTACCCATTTGTTACTGTCTTTCCTGTACACTCGTTATCCTTGGCCCGCTATCGGCAGACCTTCTGGCCAAGTGGTGCGAAGGACGATCCGCAGGATGCTGAGTTAGCTTTAGAACTAATGCTACGTTATCCCCAAAAGATAAAAGCCATAGAACCCGACAATGCGGATATTCGGTTACTTCAGCAGTTAGTTGAGCAGCGTCGACTGCTGGTCGAAGATAAACGCCGCTTTGTGGACAGGCTCATCAACACGCTTAAGCAATATTATCCTCAGCCGCTGGAGTGGTTCTCACACCGGGGCAGCTTGCTGCTGTGTGAACTGATTATACGGTGGCCCAGTCTGCAGCAACTGAAGTGCGCCAGGCGCGACACGGTCCGCAACTTTCTGAATGCCAAAGGTGGCCGCGCAATGGTCCTTACCGGGCAACGCGTTGCGAGTATTGATAACGCTATTCCATTGACTACAGATCAAAGTGTTATAGAGGCTAATACTCTGATGGCAACAGCACTGGCGACACAAATTAAAGTCGTGAGTGAAATCATCAAAACCTATGACGAACGAATCGAAACGCTGTTTGACACATTACCAGATGCGGTATGGGCGGGAAGAGCCCCTCTGACCGTAGAAACCCGCTGATGGCTGATAAATCGGAACTCTCAAAAAGTGCGTGGAACTAAAGCTGGGATACTTACAATAAAATGTGGACTTTATTGACTGTGCTCCATCAACTCAAGCGTCTGACCATCAGGACTTTGTAAATATATTACTCTTGTTCCCTGCATAGGTCCTAAGGAAACTGTCTGAGGTTTCCCTGGCGTCTTCCAGCCATAGTCCGATACTTTGCTCAAGAGCGTATCAAGCTCCTCGACTATAAAAGCAAGGTGAGCGTAGCCCGGGATATAAGGTGCTGAAGGCTCTTCTGGCTGCTCAATGTTATTGTATTGCAGTAATTCAATTTTAATACCAGCGAGTTCAAGCAAAGCCATTTGGACATCAGCTCCCCTTGCGCCTGTTACCTCATCAATTATAGGTCCAGACATTTTTCCTTCGCGTAATAATTCTCCGCCAAGAATATTTATCCAAAAAAACAATGAGTCTTCAATGTTTTGAACTGAAAAGCCGACGTGATTAGCACTTAATATCATGCGATTACCTTCTGGGTTTTGAAATTTAGCAGCCTACAATATGGAGTCCCTGCTTTTTTCTATACGATGAGTGCGATGAGATTTGTCCTTGACAAAGTACAATTAAGTGCGATTTGAATAATACATTTACGATTCATCCGACGCTAGAGCTGTCCAAGCAACCAGCTCTCCGTTGATAAACAGGCGACTGCGTTACAAGCCTGTATGTGTTGTAGAAAAGCTTCGAACGTCCGCTTCACGCCCTGAGGCATTCGACAAGCAAGGTGATTCCCTGCATGACATCGCCAGAATGTTCGACAGATACCATTCTTCTATTATGCCCACAATCCATCAGCCTGGTGGATACCGTCCCCCTGTCCGAAAGCGGCATCGGTTAGCGCTTTCGCTTGATGAAAGAGAGGAGATATCCAGAGGGCTGGTAGCAAAACGAAGCATCAGGGACATCGCTGACAAATTATCAAGATCCCCCTCAACGATTAGCCGCGAGATCAAGAGGCACGGAGGTGCAAAACAATACCGGGCAGCAAAAGCTGATACTGCTGCGTGGGAAAGTGCTCTGAGACCAAAACCTTGTCAGCTAATTGAAAGCCCCACGTTGTGTAAAATCATTGCAGAAAAGATGCATCAGGACTGGTCGGCGGAACAAATCGCCGGTTGGCTGAAACGCTGTTATCCGGATAATCAGGAAATGCATGTGTCACACGAAACGATTTATAAAACGCTTTTTATACAAACCTGGGGCGCATTAAAAAAAGAACTGCAGCAATACCTCAGAAGCGGAAGAGCGGTGCGTAGACCCCGAACGTCATCACTCAAAGGGAAAGGATTAGGGACAATCCCGAATGCGATACCTCTCAGCGAAAGGCCACCGGAAGCCGCAGGCAAAGCCATACCTGGTCACTGGGAAGGTGATCTGATCCAAGGCTCGAAAAACTCCTATATCGTTACCCTCGTTGAACGCCATTCCCGCTTTGTTATGCTGGCCAAAATCAGGGACAACAAAACCATAACTGTTATATCTGCACTCATCAAGCAAGAGCGGGAGTTACCTGTTGAGCTTTATAAAACACTAACAGCTAAAGTCTGAGTTGATGCACTTCCATGCGAGTGTCAACACGGTCAATATGCGACAGCTTACTGCTGTCGCACGTGCAGCTAATAACAACAGTAGGCCTTAAAATTGAGCGTAAGGGCGATGTTGCTATCTTCCCCCGGGAAGAGTGGTCACGCCGGAGGCGTGCTGTTTTTTTATACACATTTATCCGCAATTAATATGCCTCTTTTACCCGTAAGGAGAGTCAGCACTACTTGCAGGATATTCCTGACTTACGTCAGAAGAAATCTCCATAAAGATAAATGTTTTTTCATGCAGACATTCTGCGTGGATAAATAAGGCGTCCGCTTCGCTCAGAATATAAAAGCAGCGCCCGTTCACACGGGCAAAAGGGGGAGTACTTTTAGTTACAACACACATTAATTACCGTAATCAACCCTTTCTGTAACTCTCTGCCCATCCAACAAGACCTACCTCGGAGCTAATGCCCTATGAGCACCGCTGAACAGCATCCGTCGCCCGGCCCAGAGGGCCGGAATTGCAGTAGCTGATTAATGAATGCTGTAACTACAAGGAATAGGGGCGCTTTCAGACCCAAGGCCGCGGTATCTTTCTTGCGTCTGTGACCATCAAACCAATAAGCGCTGAAAAGCTGCTGCTTAAACAACGTTTGCCAGAGATGGGTGGCTTGCGTCACCCTTAACCCTGTAACCGGCCTTGCGCCCGATGGCATCATAAGTTTCGGCCGCCTCCATACCGCTGATGCAGAATACAACCCCCTGAAACGAACTTTTGTTGTCATGCCATTTCTTTATGCTGATTATTTATACATATTTCAGTGAACGATCAGCACTGATCTGCTGTCCCGTTCCGGGTCTGACTATCATTTCGGTTTCGATTAGTTTTGTGTCCGAGGATGACACTAAGATGGTTTACCCTCATAATGACAACACAAACGACACCACAAGAGACAACATTATGAGCAGCACTATTCATTTTCGGATAGATGATGAAACGAAACGTTTGGCCATGCTTGCTGCTGAGCGCCAGCAGATGAGCCTTACTGAACTCATGCGACAGCGCGCAGAAGAGCTGGCAGCAGAAGAACTCCAATTTCAAAACAGTGATCATGAGCACTGGCTGGAGCAACAGATAGCCCACGCGTTCAATCGCCATAACTCTGGTGAAGGCGAGTACCTTAACAATGATGAAGTGACAAAACACATGGATGATCTGCGACAGCGGGCTGCTCAGGGGAAATTGTGACCACGAATATAGTCTGGGAAAGACGCGCGCTGGCTGACAGAGAAAACATTTTTCTCTACCTGAACAAAGAAGCAGGTGCTTTGGTCGCCATTGCTGCCGATGACAGGCTCGTAGCGATGGTGAGTATACTCAAGGAAAATCCTATGGCTGGAGTTCAGGCCGGGCGCACCGTCAAACACAGAAAGCTCGTAATACCACATTTTCCCTTCATAGTTGTGTATGTGGCTGACGAGACCAGAGTGAGCATCCTCCGTGTCCTTCATACATCCCGAAAAATAGCTGGACGATACAGCCATAGTTGAGTCTTTTAGGTTTTTAAGATTCGAATAGTAAGAAGGGTACTACGGGTTTGGTTTGGCAGGAAGAAACGGATAGCTTATTTAACATAATTCACGTTATCTGCACTTTGTGTATAGAAGCAAAGCTGAGATTACCGTTTTAAGCTAAGCTTACCTGGCCGCTTCGGGCAACCTGCTGAGGACCCTGAGATGACGGCTTCTGGTGCGGAGTTTTTCACGATGAACGAAGTTAACCGGCTTAAAGTGATTCAGGATGTTGTCGACCGGCGGCTGACAACACATCTCGCTGCGGAGCGTCTCGGTATTTCTGACAGACAGTGCCGCCGCCTGCTCCAGCGCTACCGTACTGATGGCCCGCTCGGCATGGCCGACCGGCGGCGCGGCAAGCCCAGTAACTATCAACTGCCCGAAGGCCTTGCTGAACACGCCATTCAGATCATCCGCGAACGTTATGCTGACTTCGGCCCGACGCTGGCCTGCGAGAAGCTGGCCGAACTTCACGGCGTGGTGTTATCCAAGGAGACGGTACGTAAGCTGATGACGCGCGCCGGGCTCTGGATCCCGCGCAGGCAGCGCGCTCCGAAGATCCAGCAGCCACGCTGCCGCCGTGCCTGCGTCGGCGAACTGATACAAATCGACGGCTGCGACCACCGGTGGTTTGAAGACCGCGGTCCGGCCTGCACGCTGCTGGTTTACGTCGATGATGCGACCAGCCGCCTGATGCAGCTGCATTTTGTAAAATCAGAGTCCACGTTCACCTATTTTGAAGCCACACGC
The sequence above is a segment of the Pantoea sp. At-9b genome. Coding sequences within it:
- the traD gene encoding type IV conjugative transfer system coupling protein TraD, whose translation is MSFTPKNLTQGGQMTAYRLRMFGQVSNWIFHWILLLFIAAVAVLFWLTTPDDVLRNGFWYWAAWPSHSLLNLAPGTTTATWDILWHCGDGAQLCTTKMTPAQLLADPWMRSMGDAFLAGLKFLATVCGITAFVLWCLIAWYVGRIGKKESEDEFISGMTLTDNLQEVNRQLKKAGEKSDLQIGGLHMVKNAEVMNYLIHGTIGVGKSTPIRWLLDYIRRRGDRAIVYDSGGTFIETHYDPSRDKILNAHDRRCENWVLWREARDVVDYENMTAALMPVEGDSDPFWVSSSRTIFSDTAMQFASRPDRSIETFLKTCLSIDLKSLREFLKNTPSANLVEEKIEKTAISIRSVLTNYAKSLRYLQGLDKEGKPEFSIREWMTDAQYDSSWLFIATTARHRKAVRPLISMWLSLATLLLQSMGENSDRRVWFIGDEIASLQKIPELNETLAEARKFGGCFVLGIQNIPQLVHIYGREMAKAIFDLLNTRAYGRSPSAEVAKMVEEELGHQRRREAREQNSYGLDQVRDGIAISKDRVNEPIVDYDLIMKMPNLRFYIRLPGEYPVVKLSLKYRPQKKHHPALIERDFRDRLSPELEAIISGNERAAVAADIRFPTGEEILEAGNVQSVQKVPEPVAVPASPVTVRKVTDTTPVPGGTDIARDTRPVIMPFLPEASLPPSVRETSAGRGDLPTNVRPFPARQGIPVTAPDVTEALLSQARSAESRSGHDATVPSHTPAPLPEVRPAPSPAAPAPPVSPQSRPAPAALSALDMLARRTKKPAAAESDADASSGDAQGEAPELNMQAEKDEAGRLTVRSAGHRKTDPESREEAYAAQYGRANQQMADEELNILRHREDDEAYQAMSQHHEPGGHER
- the traI gene encoding conjugative transfer relaxase/helicase TraI, which gives rise to MMTIAPVASAADAAGYYSSQDNYYFLDDLQSQWLGEGARELGLEGPVDLDTLTAVLHGKLPNGVELGKDVQGSHVHRPGHDLTFSAPKSISMLILAGGDKRLLAAHHEAVKETLALVEQMVSARDTRDGVTRITATGKMVAALFTHDTSRNLDPQIHTHAVLANVTELDGKWKALATDTIHGAGFIETLYRYQVSFGKLYRTALKGKTEALGYETELTGGKHELWEVKGFTGDVLEEFSSRHREISARVGEEASLKSRDVAALDTRRPKQDISRLDDGQPVPQGEQPVTSPAGDNRSPDTVPPGRAVPPQTLSRSDAPEQGKPDAADGREVARTAEPENTLSEAPGTEPEAPQPGEHPPGRDSMNEQAGPDQESPIEKPETPDGRARLKARWQRQMDSVDFDIEGVMREARERVATREEPGAETPLPGDVPEAVRTAISVLSDSRTRFTYGDLLLTAHQAGEQQHSIPDLRRALDRAISDNLLAPLDGDKGVFTSHIHLLDELSVQSLAADIIKENRVVSFRGSPGMTPEHLKQAARAPVAILNAPASVQRLRDTVEELVTMSRENGREVSVLASGAERALTLSKSALLKDTLLQRSRVTEKTFSLAPQSTLIIEGAEKLGLKEMLVLTGEAREKNAQLLFLDSAGRQSNTNALSVLASAGVERLSLTAPAPGLEARVFSIQDKRDRYRALAERFTDLSVPDSPVTAAVTGAREQQQLTGYIRDALQNAGKLGRDTVEVEARTPVFITAKERKLPVSYRPGMVLEDRSDRQATRHFVIDRVHDDTRMLSLIDGDGVLSRVKLSALTADWRLFTREQLSIAQGEQLFALAADRSAGLKARDRLTVTALEDGALTVMREGQQKALRIATDRPLYVTHGYVSAPGARDNERGTVLASLSSRELSANMMNALAQSGSEAEIFTGEALNRAEEKLMRLRTGRSPVALVRQASGREDVNDALETLNANLLTDAEKAVSRAVAQMRHVSFSEVKLLEEAEDFLENVPALRTEIARQVKAGGLMPVMVGGESRFVSRATWEMEKAIVGEIAAGKNAVEPLMATLAPSLLTGLTAGQQAATTLILQSPDRFTAVQGYAGTGKTTQFKAVRAAIETLPEGARPLIIGLAPTHRAVKEMRDTGIEAQTLKSFVLDWQQRTAAGEEVRYGNTLFLIDESSMLGNQDTAAAYRAIAAGDGRAVQVGDVAQLESPESGAPFRLMQERSPIDVAVMKEIVRQRDANLKSAVYSVIENKAAAALEKINRVSPGTVPREAGEVVPSRSVTETGSPVRNIVADYIGRTKEAREQTMIVVQLHEDRRAINEAIHIRMVQRKELGGNAVTVPVLDRITGGRHDFNRIRDWKAGQVVLANERYLTVTGVDEGTDHVLLRDESGRMQYYSPAELNATEIEVFERREIELREGDSVRLNKTQKQAGHAAHEQYRVAALRDNGEIVLQNREGEKVIDPKAVTADRHVDYAWAVTGYGAQGASTDYVIALEGTEGARANMSGMRAFYISASRAKAHVQIYTDGLKDWMGTLQGRESGPATAHDALSPEPERAQARSIWAMGQPLSKTAIGRAFLRGQGLKGAPLTARIIPPTKKYPDAHLALPVYDGNGKTAGLTLVPLTAEAGQPQPGEVRQLITGGAQAAIVQKSRNGETVIVSDLQQALAAARDKPQAGVLLLTGRHPPSAQLLKVAGGQPGRGWRPDATLLRLVQAELQEGLRDLPPDAPVPDERAALRAALDALEKGQEVGQNVPSAPGRDSAQENSRDLRAIGQLLTEGAIASLTTVPVVTERDRAQLSALLAMRVVEAMRQQLPFLPGEPVPDYAALVRQASAALAAEAGGPDSVAVRAVLDTLSGVTLPQEPGISATAGQSDSIPAGVLKQVQEALARDRVQPGAPQQQALSESTLAGVARELERRPELPSDTRGREPEREELTRESVRHIQKER